A single region of the Lotus japonicus ecotype B-129 chromosome 4, LjGifu_v1.2 genome encodes:
- the LOC130714996 gene encoding MYB-like transcription factor ODO1, with the protein MGRQPCCDKLGVKKGPWTAEEDKKLINFILTNGQCCWRAVPKLAGLKRCGKSCRLRWTNYLRPDLKRGLLTEAEEQLVIDLHARLGNRWSKIASKLPGRTDNEIKNHWNTHIKKKLLKMGIDPVTHESLNKQAELKDSSLSPAEPLPPQPHEVKESTEGVLNNSEDQNSSSSPDENSSGEESLLLDSICSDDSLINSLWLDETPLVEALWDSAPIAPDDNTKIDMGLVSSWEDNCAWLFDCEDFGIHDFGFNSFDEVESCPLQTIEMKEEEH; encoded by the exons ATGGGCAGGCAACCTTGCTGTGACAAACTTGGGGTGAAGAAAGGTCCATGGACAGCAGAGGAAGACAAGAAGCTCATCAACTTCATTCTCACCAATGGCCAGTGTTGTTGGCGTGCTGTGCCAAAGCTTGCTGGCCTTAAGCGTTGCGGCAAGAGTTGCAGGCTTCGTTGGACTAATTATCTTCGCCCAGACCTCAAGAGAGGGCTCCTCACAGAAGCTGAGGAGCAGCTTGTGATTGATCTTCATGCCCGTCTTGGCAACAG GTGGTCCAAGATTGCTTCAAAGTTACCAGGAAGAACAGACAATGAGATTAAAAATCACTGGAACACCCACATCAAGAAAAAACTTCTCAAGATGGGGATTGATCCAGTTACACATGAATCTCTCAATAAACAAGCTGAACTCAAGGACAGTTCACTATCCCCTGCCGAGCCATTGCCACCACAACCTCATGAGGTCAAGGAAAGTACTGAAGGGGTTCTCAACAACTCTGAGGATCAGAATTCTAGCTCATCCCCAGATGAAAATTCTTCTGGAGAAGAATCCCTTTTGCTAGATAGCATTTGTAGTGATGACTCACTAATAAATAGCTTGTGGTTGGATGAAACTCCTCTGGTGGAAGCATTGTGGGACTCTGCACCTATAGCACCTGATGACAATACTAAAATTGACATGGGTTTGGTGTCATCTTGGGAGGATAATTGTGCTTGGCTATTTGACTGTGAGGACTTTGGTATTCATGATTTTGGGTTTAACTCTTTCGATGAGGTAGAGTCTTGTCCATTGCAAACTATAGAGATGAAAGAAGAGGAGCATTAG